The following coding sequences lie in one Alloacidobacterium dinghuense genomic window:
- a CDS encoding UPF0182 family membrane protein yields MAESIDWPYTSPKRNRRRIFLIAALIAGVVLSARTALSYYVDMLWFRSLGYGDVFWKTVSLQWIIFTVFGVATFLILYGSFLALKRAHLPDFPSGHTIFIGERSMTLPVEPVLRLVALLASLAIAAATGASMMVEWPTFALFWYAPRATTGAVDPIFGKSLNFFLFSLPAWQVVVGWMLTLAGIICLLSVFFILISGGAGALARDRRTYFRLPWRGFSITLAFLLLILATRVYLNRFERLFDAHTVFGGVTYTDAHVTLTGLLFVCAALVLGAVIAAVNAVSAQRGRRLIVAILPAAACFIAVQLTAWYVSSFIVKPNELVREKPYIAHNIELTRQAYGLDRFSLREFPAETTVDSADPANNQPTLQNIRLWDWHALQDTLRQIQEIRTYYDFPDIDIDRYEIDGAMRQVMLAVRELNVDKLPESSRNWINEKLIYTHGYGITMNPVNGFTPEGLPTLILSNMPVQSTVRGLTVTRPEIYFGELTDTDVYVKTRQKEFNYPQGQSNNLTSYEGNGGIVLGGFLRRCILAFDRGDLGKLPFSDDVNAESRLLMRRNVRDRVSALAPFLTYDPDPYIVVGDDGRLSWVMDAFTTSDRYPYASHYRLNDTVINYMRNSVKVVIDAYDGTTTFYVFDTEDPVLAAYRRIFPSLFKDAALMPQGLRKHMRYPELLLKLQAEVYGLYHMTDPEVFYNREDLWTVAAEVGMGEGGEQTTQPMQPNFVLMKLPDETGVEFVEILPFTPANRNNLIGWIAGRSDGAHYGTSVVYNFPKTKLVDGPLQIEARIDQNAQLSGQLTLWNQQGSHVRRGALLVIPTGRALLYAEPIYLQAERSPMPELRLVVLALQDRLAYGPTFEAALTAIFGGNASSLASSEPLRAAPATSGVPQAATDFNALIGEAAKDLADYQRLTAEGKLGEAGQKLEELKHTIDKLNTR; encoded by the coding sequence TTGGCGGAGTCTATCGACTGGCCATATACAAGTCCAAAGCGGAATCGCCGCCGCATCTTTCTTATTGCCGCTCTTATTGCCGGCGTCGTCCTAAGTGCTCGGACGGCTCTGTCGTATTACGTAGACATGCTGTGGTTCCGGTCACTCGGCTACGGAGACGTGTTCTGGAAAACTGTGAGCCTTCAGTGGATTATCTTCACCGTCTTTGGCGTGGCGACGTTTCTCATTCTCTACGGATCGTTTTTAGCTCTTAAGAGAGCCCATCTCCCCGATTTTCCGAGCGGTCACACGATCTTCATCGGCGAACGATCGATGACCCTGCCAGTCGAGCCTGTCCTGCGCCTTGTCGCACTACTCGCATCGCTTGCCATTGCCGCTGCGACCGGCGCATCCATGATGGTGGAATGGCCAACGTTCGCGCTCTTCTGGTACGCGCCGCGTGCTACTACCGGTGCTGTCGATCCGATCTTCGGCAAGTCGCTGAACTTCTTTTTGTTCAGCCTCCCGGCGTGGCAGGTTGTCGTCGGCTGGATGCTTACTCTCGCTGGGATTATCTGCCTACTTTCCGTTTTTTTCATTCTCATTTCAGGCGGAGCTGGCGCACTAGCCAGGGACCGTCGCACCTACTTCCGATTGCCTTGGCGTGGATTCTCCATCACACTCGCCTTCCTGTTGCTGATACTCGCGACACGCGTGTATCTCAATAGGTTCGAGCGATTGTTTGATGCTCACACGGTCTTTGGCGGTGTAACCTACACGGACGCGCACGTCACTCTTACCGGACTGCTCTTCGTCTGCGCGGCGCTTGTTCTCGGCGCGGTGATCGCTGCGGTCAATGCCGTGTCGGCGCAACGCGGCCGCCGGCTTATCGTGGCGATCCTTCCGGCAGCCGCTTGTTTTATCGCCGTTCAGCTAACCGCGTGGTACGTCAGCAGCTTTATCGTCAAACCGAACGAGCTGGTGCGCGAGAAACCCTATATCGCCCACAACATCGAGCTGACGCGGCAAGCCTACGGATTGGACCGTTTCTCTCTGCGCGAGTTTCCAGCGGAGACGACTGTCGATTCGGCAGATCCGGCGAACAATCAACCCACGCTTCAGAATATCCGGCTGTGGGATTGGCATGCACTCCAGGACACGTTGCGTCAGATCCAGGAAATCCGCACCTACTATGACTTTCCCGATATCGACATTGATCGCTATGAAATCGACGGTGCGATGCGCCAGGTGATGCTTGCCGTGCGCGAACTAAACGTCGACAAGCTGCCGGAGAGCAGCCGGAACTGGATCAACGAAAAACTGATCTACACTCATGGCTACGGCATCACGATGAATCCCGTGAATGGGTTCACTCCGGAAGGGCTGCCAACTCTGATACTGAGCAACATGCCGGTCCAGAGCACGGTGCGCGGGCTCACCGTAACGCGACCGGAGATCTATTTTGGCGAGCTTACCGACACCGACGTGTACGTTAAGACGCGGCAGAAGGAATTCAACTACCCGCAAGGCCAGAGCAACAACCTCACCTCGTACGAAGGTAACGGCGGCATTGTCCTCGGCGGATTCCTACGTCGTTGCATCCTCGCATTCGACCGTGGCGATTTGGGAAAGCTACCGTTCAGTGATGATGTGAACGCGGAGAGCCGGCTACTGATGCGGCGCAACGTGCGCGATCGCGTATCGGCTCTTGCGCCGTTCCTCACCTACGATCCCGATCCATATATCGTAGTCGGAGACGATGGCAGGCTGTCCTGGGTCATGGATGCGTTCACAACATCGGATCGCTATCCATACGCCAGCCATTACCGTCTCAACGACACCGTCATTAACTACATGCGGAACAGCGTTAAGGTGGTCATCGACGCCTACGATGGGACGACGACGTTTTACGTGTTTGACACTGAGGATCCGGTCCTCGCAGCTTATCGCCGCATCTTTCCGAGCCTGTTCAAGGACGCTGCCCTGATGCCTCAGGGGCTCCGCAAACACATGCGCTACCCCGAGTTATTACTGAAATTGCAGGCGGAAGTGTACGGCCTTTATCACATGACGGATCCGGAGGTGTTCTACAACCGTGAGGATCTGTGGACAGTCGCTGCCGAGGTCGGCATGGGTGAGGGCGGTGAGCAGACAACACAGCCGATGCAGCCGAATTTTGTGCTGATGAAACTGCCGGACGAAACCGGTGTCGAGTTTGTAGAGATTCTGCCCTTCACGCCAGCCAACCGGAACAATCTGATTGGCTGGATCGCCGGGCGCAGCGATGGTGCACACTACGGCACATCGGTGGTATACAACTTTCCTAAAACGAAATTGGTTGACGGGCCGCTGCAGATCGAGGCGCGAATCGATCAGAACGCGCAACTTTCGGGACAATTGACATTGTGGAATCAGCAAGGCTCGCATGTGCGACGCGGCGCTCTGCTGGTGATTCCGACAGGACGTGCGCTGTTGTATGCAGAGCCGATTTACCTGCAAGCAGAGCGGAGCCCGATGCCGGAGTTGCGTCTCGTCGTGCTCGCGCTGCAAGACCGGCTCGCCTATGGGCCGACCTTCGAGGCCGCGCTCACGGCCATTTTTGGTGGAAACGCATCGTCCCTTGCTTCATCCGAGCCGCTGCGAGCCGCGCCAGCAACCTCCGGCGTGCCCCAGGCCGCAACGGATTTCAATGCACTCATCGGGGAAGCCGCTAAGGACCTTGCCGACTATCAGCGCCTCACGGCGGAAGGCAAGCTGGGTGAGGCTGGACAGAAGCTTGAAGAACTGAAGCACACAATCGATAAGCTGAACACGCGTTAA
- a CDS encoding SMP-30/gluconolactonase/LRE family protein: MMTNNHLFFRAKDSWFNIVTLKVAIAALTLLLFAGSAHRPGYGEANKAAFELHALTPEFWTLFDRKAQLTKLASGFGFTEGPVWDSSGYLWVSDETLNKIFKVNTSTGQKQEIISLGDPDGNTYDPQHRLLDCASVLRAIIRLSPDGKSYKIVADHYQGKRLNSPNDVVLGPDGAIYFTDPTSDLPRGQKQELPFKGVYRIALDGQIQLLTKDVEDPNGLAFSPDGTKLYVDDSTQRNIHVYDFHADGRLSNGRIFGTEPGGPKDGVPDGMKVDRNGNLYVVGPRGIWVWSPRGVHLGTIVVPEQPANLAWGDPDYSTLYITATTSVYKIGTLAHGFVPYLQAH, from the coding sequence ATGATGACGAATAATCACTTATTTTTTCGCGCCAAGGACTCGTGGTTCAACATCGTCACCCTCAAGGTTGCGATAGCCGCTTTGACCTTGTTGCTGTTTGCGGGATCAGCCCACCGCCCAGGTTATGGAGAAGCGAACAAAGCGGCGTTCGAACTTCATGCCCTTACGCCCGAGTTTTGGACTCTCTTTGATCGAAAAGCACAGCTGACCAAGCTGGCTTCGGGCTTCGGTTTTACCGAGGGGCCTGTTTGGGATAGCTCCGGTTATCTCTGGGTAAGCGATGAAACTCTCAACAAGATTTTCAAGGTAAACACTTCCACTGGTCAAAAACAGGAAATCATCTCTCTGGGCGACCCCGATGGCAATACCTATGATCCACAACATCGTCTCTTAGACTGCGCCAGCGTGCTGCGGGCGATCATCCGTCTGTCGCCCGATGGCAAAAGCTACAAAATAGTCGCGGACCACTACCAGGGTAAGCGTTTAAACAGTCCCAACGACGTGGTGCTCGGTCCGGATGGCGCTATTTACTTTACTGATCCAACTTCCGACTTGCCTCGCGGGCAGAAGCAGGAACTTCCCTTTAAAGGCGTCTATCGCATCGCGCTGGACGGTCAAATTCAACTGCTGACAAAGGACGTAGAAGATCCCAATGGGCTCGCGTTTTCTCCAGACGGCACCAAGTTGTATGTTGATGATTCCACCCAGCGAAATATCCACGTATATGACTTCCACGCGGACGGTAGATTGAGCAACGGACGGATCTTCGGGACAGAGCCAGGTGGTCCAAAGGACGGCGTACCGGACGGCATGAAGGTTGATCGAAACGGCAATCTGTATGTGGTAGGTCCAAGGGGTATATGGGTATGGTCTCCGCGTGGCGTTCACTTGGGGACCATCGTAGTTCCCGAGCAGCCGGCAAATCTCGCATGGGGAGACCCTGACTACTCAACCCTGTACATAACAGCAACGACATCCGTGTACAAAATAGGGACCCTAGCACACGGATTCGTCCCCTATCTACAAGCGCACTAG
- a CDS encoding c-type cytochrome, protein MRSWWHTISVQCLLLGLVSITNLSAQQPASTATPADVQGSMLFASNCGGCHGSDGRGGEHAPDIATAPDVQRLADSDLIAIAKNGVSGTGMPAFDWLGQEKLTAIVQYLRTLQGRQIEIKLPGSAKSGEALFFGGARCSECHMVSGKGGFIGSDLSLYGGDESASQIRSMILDPERNLPPQKKATTVVTRTGQKFTGMLKVDDNFSVSIQTMDGDFHFFQKSQLTHIDLGSHSLMPVNYGSMLNDEQINDLVSYLLHVGSENSKRSPTQSSKSDDDDE, encoded by the coding sequence ATGAGGAGTTGGTGGCACACGATCTCCGTCCAATGTTTGCTGCTTGGATTGGTATCGATCACGAATCTGAGCGCACAACAACCAGCAAGCACTGCCACTCCAGCGGATGTTCAAGGATCGATGCTCTTCGCCTCCAACTGCGGAGGTTGTCACGGGTCCGATGGTCGCGGGGGCGAACACGCGCCGGACATTGCGACTGCTCCAGACGTGCAGCGACTCGCCGATTCAGACCTGATTGCGATCGCGAAAAATGGAGTCTCCGGGACTGGTATGCCTGCATTTGACTGGCTCGGGCAAGAGAAATTGACTGCCATTGTTCAATACTTACGAACTCTGCAAGGGCGGCAAATCGAGATCAAGCTTCCCGGAAGCGCGAAGAGCGGAGAAGCTCTTTTCTTTGGTGGAGCACGATGCTCAGAATGCCACATGGTCAGTGGGAAAGGTGGCTTTATTGGCAGTGATCTTTCGCTTTACGGAGGTGACGAAAGCGCCAGCCAGATCCGAAGCATGATTTTGGATCCTGAAAGGAATTTGCCTCCCCAGAAGAAGGCCACAACCGTCGTGACGCGCACAGGGCAGAAGTTCACTGGAATGCTCAAAGTGGACGATAATTTTTCCGTTTCGATCCAGACAATGGACGGCGACTTTCATTTTTTTCAGAAGTCACAACTCACCCACATAGATCTTGGGTCTCACTCGCTGATGCCGGTCAACTACGGATCGATGTTGAATGACGAACAGATAAATGACCTGGTCAGTTATCTCCTTCATGTGGGAAGTGAAAACTCCAAACGCTCCCCAACACAATCTTCAAAATCTGACGATGATGACGAATAA
- a CDS encoding RidA family protein, which translates to MIDRFKRSLPFFTCFFFCAFGLNLVAQDSGFKVIQPQDYAAAGSFYSPGILTGDTLYISGQGSRKPDGTRPASFAEQVAQALSNVQAVLKGASMNLGNVVWMNIYLADEQDVAGMNEVYWQTIGQSPPARTVLTVAALPDGEKVEINCIAVADTIHREAIWPAGWARDPHVDPPAIRAGEIVYLSAQGGRDPLTGKQAPDFSVEVRQALDNVSTVLKAARLSMKNVLWVNPYMSVGGQYDVMGKIYASYFEFGNTPGRGTIQVVGLPKGDHIVFSCIAGADLSKRKAIRPRNMPPSPTASPGILYGDTLYLSAKDGFIPGQGIVTPDLELQLRQSMRNLLDGLEEADMDFSDVVFSTVYLRQIQDADRVNAIYGKFFEGRYPARSVLQQNLEVNDEAAEQISFIAVKHSPTGHAAN; encoded by the coding sequence ATGATCGATCGGTTCAAGCGCAGCCTTCCATTCTTTACCTGCTTTTTTTTCTGCGCGTTCGGGCTCAACCTCGTTGCCCAAGACTCCGGATTCAAAGTCATTCAACCGCAGGACTATGCAGCTGCCGGTTCGTTCTATAGTCCTGGCATTCTGACCGGGGACACGCTCTACATATCCGGTCAAGGAAGCCGTAAGCCCGACGGCACACGTCCAGCGTCGTTCGCCGAACAAGTCGCGCAAGCCCTAAGCAACGTCCAGGCTGTGCTGAAGGGCGCAAGCATGAATTTGGGGAATGTTGTTTGGATGAACATCTATCTCGCGGATGAGCAGGACGTGGCAGGGATGAACGAGGTTTATTGGCAGACAATCGGCCAAAGCCCTCCAGCGCGGACTGTTCTGACGGTTGCCGCTCTTCCGGATGGGGAAAAGGTGGAAATCAACTGCATTGCCGTGGCAGACACGATTCACAGAGAAGCGATTTGGCCAGCAGGTTGGGCGCGAGACCCGCACGTGGACCCGCCTGCAATCCGGGCAGGTGAAATCGTGTATCTGTCGGCGCAGGGAGGTCGGGATCCGCTCACCGGGAAACAGGCGCCTGACTTTTCCGTAGAAGTCAGGCAAGCTCTCGATAATGTAAGTACCGTGCTCAAGGCTGCCCGGCTAAGCATGAAGAATGTTCTATGGGTGAATCCCTACATGAGCGTCGGCGGACAATACGACGTTATGGGCAAGATTTACGCGAGTTATTTTGAATTTGGCAATACACCGGGCCGCGGGACTATCCAAGTCGTCGGTCTGCCTAAAGGGGATCACATCGTATTTAGTTGCATCGCTGGAGCAGACCTCAGCAAACGCAAAGCGATCCGGCCAAGAAATATGCCTCCCAGCCCCACTGCCAGCCCTGGCATTCTCTATGGCGACACGTTGTATCTCTCCGCTAAAGACGGCTTCATTCCGGGTCAAGGCATAGTCACGCCTGACCTTGAACTGCAACTGCGACAGTCCATGCGCAATCTTTTGGATGGATTGGAAGAAGCCGACATGGATTTCTCCGATGTTGTTTTCAGTACAGTCTATTTGCGCCAGATACAGGACGCCGATCGAGTGAACGCGATATACGGTAAGTTTTTTGAGGGCCGTTATCCTGCCAGATCGGTGCTGCAGCAGAACCTCGAAGTGAACGATGAGGCTGCCGAGCAAATTTCCTTCATCGCGGTAAAACACTCACCCACCGGCCATGCGGCCAATTGA
- a CDS encoding DUF6629 family protein, giving the protein MCFSAAMNFVGSGILGTLGVVTLTRVKHRRELLFASLPALFAVHQFIEGFVWLGLDGNLSPKVTHDMGAAFMLYAQGLLPFLLPLSVLLFEPDAKSRQRMQPFLVIGSLTTLFTLWALIAYPTQIFVQSNSIVYINQATNNTFVAILYVIATCGSLLFSKVKDMVIFGIANLAILLVVMAVKRYAFTSLWCAYAAVVSVIILAYFWRSSGIRPFQYAGSV; this is encoded by the coding sequence GTGTGTTTTTCGGCGGCAATGAATTTTGTGGGCAGCGGGATTCTGGGCACATTGGGTGTCGTGACCTTGACCCGGGTGAAGCATCGGCGAGAACTTCTTTTCGCATCGCTCCCAGCTCTCTTTGCCGTTCACCAGTTCATTGAAGGGTTTGTATGGCTCGGACTCGATGGAAACCTGTCACCTAAGGTCACTCACGACATGGGTGCGGCATTCATGCTGTATGCGCAGGGACTCCTTCCATTTCTTCTACCACTCAGCGTGCTGTTGTTTGAACCGGACGCAAAGAGCCGGCAGCGCATGCAACCATTCCTGGTCATTGGAAGCTTAACGACTCTCTTTACATTGTGGGCTCTGATCGCGTATCCAACGCAGATTTTCGTCCAAAGCAACAGCATCGTGTATATCAATCAGGCCACAAACAATACGTTCGTCGCGATCCTCTACGTCATCGCGACATGTGGGTCGCTTTTGTTCTCGAAAGTGAAAGACATGGTGATCTTCGGAATTGCCAATCTGGCGATCCTGCTGGTCGTGATGGCGGTGAAGCGATATGCATTCACTTCGCTGTGGTGCGCCTACGCTGCGGTTGTGAGCGTGATCATTCTCGCCTACTTCTGGAGGAGCAGCGGAATCAGACCGTTTCAATATGCCGGGTCGGTGTGA
- a CDS encoding cupin domain-containing protein: MLLQPLNRNRKTVLYRIQAESNAVNGYIDTERLSLIAMCHGADSRRHAIRLVALLMGIFCAPLLHANDRKIDPTFLYRDTSAVAEKKSDITTKTCHYRALFGQGDSDTSVVVGVARYGEAVIDPNGVCGSVQYPDEDQVYVVLEGTGSVKYGDAIVSLKKEDYLYIPSTIAHALSNTSDMPLTVIIMGFRTKGFEETQPPPQPLKANIEDVPTTMVSGHPDSTRYRLLMGDVDSKRDRIAAGRVLTSLFLMEIAPGGTNFPHHHEREEEIYLVLSGHGEMVAGSGMEGIAGRHPAKAGDAYFFRLNCTVGYYSAANVKSRILAVRSWYPGMVQIGAEH; encoded by the coding sequence GTGCTTCTTCAGCCTTTGAATCGCAATCGCAAAACAGTGCTTTACCGGATTCAGGCAGAGTCGAATGCAGTGAACGGATACATAGACACCGAGAGACTTTCTTTAATCGCAATGTGCCACGGGGCAGACAGCCGACGCCATGCCATCAGGCTCGTGGCCCTGCTCATGGGAATTTTCTGCGCACCTCTGCTCCACGCGAACGATCGCAAGATCGATCCCACCTTTCTTTATCGTGATACTTCTGCGGTCGCGGAGAAGAAGTCAGATATTACGACGAAGACGTGCCACTACCGGGCGTTGTTCGGCCAGGGAGACTCGGATACATCTGTAGTCGTCGGAGTAGCGCGTTATGGAGAAGCGGTGATTGATCCGAATGGCGTCTGCGGTTCGGTTCAATATCCAGACGAAGACCAAGTGTACGTGGTGCTCGAAGGCACGGGCTCCGTGAAGTATGGAGATGCAATCGTCTCGCTTAAGAAAGAAGACTACTTATATATTCCATCAACGATTGCGCATGCTCTGAGCAATACGTCTGACATGCCACTCACCGTGATCATTATGGGTTTTCGTACTAAAGGCTTTGAGGAAACTCAACCACCGCCGCAGCCTCTTAAGGCCAACATCGAGGATGTCCCGACAACTATGGTGAGCGGCCACCCTGATTCGACTCGTTACCGTCTGCTGATGGGAGATGTCGACAGTAAGCGCGACCGCATTGCAGCCGGCCGCGTTTTGACCAGCCTATTCCTGATGGAAATCGCACCAGGCGGCACTAACTTTCCTCATCACCACGAGCGCGAAGAAGAGATATACCTGGTTTTGAGCGGCCACGGCGAGATGGTCGCAGGAAGCGGAATGGAAGGAATCGCAGGGCGGCATCCCGCTAAAGCGGGGGATGCCTATTTCTTCCGGCTTAATTGCACTGTCGGATATTACAGTGCCGCCAACGTCAAGTCCCGTATTCTCGCCGTGCGCTCGTGGTATCCGGGTATGGTGCAAATAGGCGCAGAACACTAA
- a CDS encoding DUF4380 domain-containing protein, producing MKLTAVSCYLAFALVVSSTSAQQSAPTPSSSCQIHAVVFDGWQAQELANEWVKLTFVPQLGGRLMQVSFNGHPYLFVNQVYKGKYISPAEAAGRWINYGGDKIWPLPEGNDDEQHWTGASTPLDDGAYAFSILSQNNRCTVRLEGPPDPPTGLQYTREISIGSDSPEIFFHAITRNITGHSIAWSVQSVSQYDLSDASNPNHYNHDFWAYAPLNPRSSYLNGYHVRDGLANDPSFSVRDGLFRLNWRYLENEVWLDSTAGWIALVDGATHYAMVEKTRYIEGADYPDKASVIFYKNGPTVQLNAQGMPYLTSKNLEETPYYMEAELNSPMAVLAPGETYAMDSYWFPSRMSPDLKTVTDAGLVGRPLAAKNSAGKLELSGSFGVFFPGALKAYLYDEGGAETGEVSLQSVQPQDPVQLSQTITTTKSVARVSVHLIDSSGLDRGALGEVVVTGRDEGR from the coding sequence ATGAAATTGACTGCCGTCAGCTGCTACCTTGCCTTTGCTCTCGTGGTTTCCTCGACGAGTGCTCAGCAGTCCGCACCCACTCCATCGTCTTCATGTCAAATTCATGCAGTAGTCTTCGACGGTTGGCAAGCCCAGGAGCTGGCGAACGAATGGGTGAAGTTGACCTTTGTTCCTCAGTTGGGCGGCAGGCTGATGCAGGTCAGTTTTAATGGGCACCCCTATTTATTCGTCAACCAGGTTTATAAAGGTAAGTACATTTCTCCGGCCGAGGCTGCGGGCCGTTGGATTAACTATGGCGGCGACAAGATTTGGCCTTTACCCGAAGGCAATGATGATGAGCAGCACTGGACAGGAGCTTCCACCCCTCTAGACGACGGTGCATATGCCTTCTCGATTTTGTCGCAAAACAATCGCTGCACCGTGCGGTTGGAGGGTCCACCGGACCCGCCTACGGGTCTCCAATACACGCGCGAGATAAGTATCGGCAGCGACTCCCCTGAAATCTTCTTTCATGCGATTACCAGGAACATCACGGGCCACTCGATCGCCTGGTCTGTGCAGTCCGTCTCTCAGTATGACCTGTCCGACGCCAGCAATCCTAACCACTACAATCATGACTTTTGGGCCTATGCGCCGCTCAATCCCCGCTCCTCATATTTGAATGGCTACCATGTCCGCGATGGGCTGGCGAATGATCCCTCTTTTAGCGTAAGGGATGGACTATTTCGACTAAATTGGAGATACCTCGAAAACGAGGTCTGGCTCGACTCAACTGCCGGTTGGATTGCGTTGGTCGATGGCGCAACTCACTATGCGATGGTCGAAAAGACCAGGTATATCGAGGGGGCAGATTATCCCGACAAGGCTTCGGTTATCTTCTACAAGAACGGACCCACTGTGCAACTGAATGCGCAGGGTATGCCCTATCTGACCTCAAAAAATCTTGAAGAGACTCCTTACTATATGGAGGCGGAACTGAACAGCCCTATGGCGGTCTTGGCGCCCGGCGAAACATACGCAATGGATAGCTACTGGTTTCCATCACGTATGAGCCCCGACTTGAAAACTGTTACTGACGCAGGCTTGGTGGGTCGGCCTCTCGCCGCAAAGAACAGTGCCGGGAAGCTCGAGCTTTCGGGCAGTTTTGGCGTCTTCTTCCCCGGCGCGCTGAAGGCATATCTTTATGATGAAGGTGGCGCAGAAACGGGGGAAGTCTCCCTCCAATCGGTTCAACCGCAAGACCCGGTTCAGCTCTCACAAACGATAACCACGACTAAGAGTGTGGCGCGAGTCTCGGTTCACTTGATCGATAGCAGCGGACTCGATCGCGGAGCTCTCGGGGAGGTAGTTGTAACCGGAAGGGATGAAGGGCGCTGA
- a CDS encoding pyrroloquinoline quinone-dependent dehydrogenase, with amino-acid sequence MRLHRRWLIAVCAYMLSIPLSGQDSDPSLAHAPGVQPSQLLSRTIKDDWPSYNGDYTGRRFSSLTQITPQNVGHLQAQWVFHSRNAGILEVTPVVVNGIMYVTASNDAYALNAQTGQIQWHYSRPVSQGLIDDASGHINRGVALLGTRLYMETDNAHLLCLDARSGNLIWDVAYASWNKNYGATSAPLIVKDKVLVGTSGGDDGVRGFLAAYDSISGKLAWRLWTIPGPGEFGSSSWPGDSYLHGGGTTWMPGTYDPELNTLYWGTSNAAPDYDGSVRPGDDLYTASLLAIDPDTGKLKWYFQFTPHDLYDYDGAETPVLVDMQYQGKPRKLLIEANRNGFIYLLDRTNGEFLSATPFAKKINWATGVDANGRPMVTDLKPTPDGTLICPGVVGATNWFSPSYSEATHLFYFLALEGCSVYFVKPAPFEEGREYYSTGTRHDPNDKTERILLAFDPQTKSFVWRYPQAGDSHSWGGVMTTATGLVFFADDADFLEAADAKTGKSLWHFNTGQTLHASPMSYAVRGKQYVAIASGTDLFSFALAE; translated from the coding sequence ATGAGGCTACACAGGAGATGGCTAATCGCCGTATGTGCGTATATGTTGTCTATTCCATTGAGCGGGCAGGATAGCGATCCATCCCTCGCACATGCTCCAGGCGTACAACCCTCACAACTGCTCTCTCGAACGATTAAAGACGACTGGCCTTCTTACAACGGTGATTACACAGGCAGGCGCTTTAGCAGCCTTACGCAAATCACGCCGCAAAATGTCGGACATCTTCAGGCTCAATGGGTCTTCCACAGCAGAAATGCCGGCATTCTTGAAGTTACCCCCGTGGTTGTCAATGGGATCATGTACGTCACGGCTTCCAATGATGCATATGCCCTCAATGCGCAAACCGGACAGATCCAGTGGCACTATTCTCGGCCCGTTTCCCAGGGCTTGATCGATGACGCCTCCGGGCATATCAACCGCGGTGTTGCTCTCCTGGGGACGCGACTTTACATGGAAACCGACAATGCTCACCTCTTGTGTCTGGATGCACGATCAGGAAACCTGATCTGGGACGTGGCATACGCCAGCTGGAACAAGAACTACGGAGCTACAAGTGCCCCACTGATCGTAAAAGACAAAGTACTGGTAGGAACCTCAGGCGGCGACGATGGAGTTCGCGGCTTTCTTGCGGCCTACGACTCTATTTCCGGCAAGTTGGCATGGCGTCTGTGGACGATTCCCGGCCCGGGAGAATTCGGCTCTTCAAGCTGGCCTGGAGATAGTTATTTGCACGGTGGTGGGACCACCTGGATGCCGGGAACATATGATCCAGAGCTGAATACCCTATACTGGGGCACCAGCAACGCAGCGCCGGATTACGATGGCAGCGTCCGGCCAGGCGATGACCTTTACACCGCGAGTCTACTGGCGATCGATCCGGATACCGGAAAATTGAAATGGTACTTCCAATTCACACCGCATGATCTATATGACTACGATGGTGCGGAGACACCCGTCCTGGTAGACATGCAATATCAGGGAAAACCGAGAAAGCTTCTGATCGAGGCAAACCGAAATGGGTTTATCTATCTCCTTGATCGAACCAATGGAGAATTCCTATCGGCTACACCATTTGCAAAGAAGATCAATTGGGCGACCGGAGTGGACGCCAATGGTCGTCCGATGGTTACGGACTTAAAGCCGACCCCGGATGGAACCCTGATTTGTCCCGGTGTCGTAGGTGCTACCAACTGGTTCTCGCCTTCTTATAGCGAAGCGACACACTTGTTCTACTTTTTGGCTCTTGAGGGTTGCTCGGTGTATTTTGTGAAACCAGCCCCATTTGAAGAGGGCCGAGAGTATTACTCAACAGGAACCAGGCACGATCCAAACGATAAAACGGAACGGATCCTTCTTGCCTTCGATCCCCAAACGAAGTCTTTTGTATGGCGCTACCCGCAAGCAGGGGATTCTCATTCCTGGGGTGGCGTCATGACAACCGCGACCGGTCTTGTCTTTTTTGCCGATGATGCAGATTTTCTTGAAGCGGCGGATGCCAAGACCGGCAAGTCGCTGTGGCACTTTAACACCGGGCAAACTCTTCACGCATCCCCGATGAGTTATGCGGTACGGGGCAAACAGTACGTCGCCATCGCATCAGGCACCGATCTATTCAGTTTCGCGTTGGCGGAGTGA